In Nomascus leucogenys isolate Asia chromosome 8, Asia_NLE_v1, whole genome shotgun sequence, a single genomic region encodes these proteins:
- the TOR4A gene encoding torsin-4A yields the protein MDRGQPSLEPAAAAPRASGRCVIAPVRAVLRLRRRVCVLRKRRLLQPGGGPDVGTGAPRPGCSPRAPRADLDQPQFFTFDGPAELPSRTPRKKRRRSRLVLYPETSRKYRPRVEHRSRAQRCLLLLVAIVGFQVLNAIENLDDNAQRYDLDGLEKALQRAVFGQPAAVARIVALMRDYLATHVHSRPLLLALHGPSGVGKSHVGRLLARHFRSVLEDSALVLQYHARHHCPEARAAQDCREELARRVADVVARAEAEEKTPLLVLDDVELMPRLLLDELHGFLQPQRSHHFHNAIYVLLSGAGGAEVTRFVLQNASRALPLRPEGFRSAEAAAAQAEEDLRASLLALLSREHPLWQAAAIVPFLLLDKRDVVSCFRDEMAGEGFFPDQARAEDLAAELSFYRVAGREFAVTGCKQVVATVNLL from the coding sequence ATGGACCGCGGCCAGCCCAGCCTGGAGCCTGCTGCCGCGGCCCCCCGAGCCTCGGGCCGGTGCGTGATCGCGCCCGTGCGCGCTGTGCTCCGCCTGCGCCGCCGGGTGTGTGTCCTACGCAAACGGCGCCTCCTGCAGCCGGGTGGGGGGCCCGACGTCGGGACCGGGGCGCCAAGGCCGGGCTGCAGCCCCCGGGCGCCGCGCGCGGACCTGGACCAGCCGCAGTTCTTCACCTTCGACGGCCCCGCGGAGCTACCCTCCAGGACGCCACGCAAGAAGCGCCGGCGCAGCCGCCTGGTGCTTTACCCGGAGACCTCGCGCAAGTATCGGCCGCGCGTGGAGCACAGGAGCCGCGCGCAGCGCTGCCTGCTGCTGCTAGTCGCCATCGTGGGCTTCCAAGTTCTCAACGCTATCGAGAACCTGGACGATAACGCGCAGCGCTATGACCTCGATGGGCTGGAGAAAGCGCTGCAGCGCGCGGTGTTCGGCCAGCCCGCTGCCGTAGCGCGCATCGTGGCGCTGATGCGGGACTACCTGGCCACGCATGTGCACAGTCGTCCGCTCCTCCTGGCGCTGCACGGGCCCAGTGGCGTGGGCAAGAGCCACGTGGGCCGCCTGCTGGCGCGCCACTTCCGCTCGGTGCTGGAGGACAGCGCGCTCGTGCTGCAATACCATGCGCGGCACCACTGTCCCGAGGCGCGCGCCGCACAGGATTGCCGCGAGGAGCTGGCGCGGCGCGTGGCCGACGTGGTGGCGCGGGCCGAAGCGGAGGAGAAGACCCCACTCTTGGTGCTGGACGACGTGGAGCTCATGCCGCGGCTGCTGCTGGACGAGCTGCACGGCTTCCTGCAGCCCCAGCGCTCCCACCACTTCCACAACGCCATCTATGTGCTCCTCAGCGGCGCGGGTGGCGCCGAGGTCACGCGCTTCGTGCTGCAGAACGCGTCCCGCGCGCTGCCCCTGCGCCCCGAGGGCTTCCGCAGTGCCGAGGCCGCAGCGGCGCAGGCGGAAGAAGACCTGCGCGCCAGCCTGCTGGCTCTGCTGTCCCGGGAGCATCCGCTGTGGCAGGCCGCGGCCATCGTGCCGTTTCTGCTGCTGGACAAGCGGGATGTGGTCAGCTGCTTCCGGGACGAGATGGCGGGCGAGGGCTTCTTTCCCGACCAGGCCCGCGCGGAGGACCTGGCCGCGGAGCTCAGCTTCTACCGCGTGGCTGGCCGCGAGTTTGCTGTCACCGGCTGCAAGCAGGTGGTGGCCACGGTGAACCTCCTGTAG
- the NRARP gene encoding notch-regulated ankyrin repeat-containing protein, translated as MSQAELSTCSAPQTQRIFQEAVRKGNTQELQSLLQNMTNCEFNVNSFGPEGQTALHQSVIDGNLELVKLLVKFGADIRLANRDGWSALHIAAFGGHQDIVLYLITKAKYAASGR; from the coding sequence ATGAGCCAGGCCGAGCTGTCCACCTGCTCCGCGCCGCAGACGCAGCGCATCTTCCAGGAGGCTGTGCGCAAGGGCAACACGCAGGAGCTGCAGTCGCTGCTGCAGAACATGACCAACTGCGAGTTCAACGTGAACTCGTTCGGGCCCGAGGGCCAGACGGCGCTGCACCAGTCGGTCATCGACGGTAACCTGGAGCTCGTGAAGCTGCTGGTCAAGTTCGGCGCCGACATCCGCCTGGCCAACCGCGACGGCTGGAGCGCGCTGCACATCGCCGCGTTCGGTGGCCACCAGGACATCGTGCTCTATCTCATCACCAAGGCCAAGTACGCGGCCAGCGGCCGGTGA